The segment TGGGATCATGACTCATGAGGCATGTGGACTAGAGATTAGTCATTAGACAGAACTTTTCTTCAGTCTTTGTCAGTCAGTCTCCTCACTTGCACCAACTTGCTCTactcttgattatttttttgatatctcataaaatatataaatatttaaatagatatttatttatttattcaagtgacatatatattgttattgcCAACTAgctaaaacaaataaaaatggatCAAATTAAATCACCTAATTTACTCAATCATATAttagaaacaatttttttgtatttagatGTACCATCACTTATAAATTGTTCACTTGTTTGTAAAAATTGGTACGTATTATTGGTTGatgaaaatagatatatatggaaattaaattgtaatagaTATATATCATACGAAGCATTGGAATCAGatgtattatcatcattgaGAACTCATAAAGAAAAAGTACGtgctttttttcatacttgGAATCCAAAAGATTGTTCAGAAAATTGTTCTATAGAAGATGATTTTACTTTTGTTCGGtaagattaattaattatataataatacctatgtgttaattaatttatattaattttttatttatttctattaattttagaaatcCAGTGGCACAAACTACTGATGCTTGTAGAGGTAAAATTGGATTTACACGTGGTAAACATATTTGGGAAATTAATTGGACTGGACCACTTGGTACTGTTGCTGTTATTGGAATTGCAACAAAAGATGCACCACTTACTGCTAAGGGATATTTCGGACTATTGGGTTCTAATGAACATTCATGGGGTTggaatttaattgatgataatttagtgCACAATGGCTATGTCTATGGTAAATATCCATACtgggataaaaataaacaagaaataaaaggcttaaatcaaaatattccTGCAAAATATcgggtaaatattatttacatatttatttattacattaattacattaatttatcaataaattatttaattgtttattcatttaaatcaacagACTGGAGAAACATATCGAGTTATTTTGGATTGTGATGATAAAACTTTGTCAtttgaaagaaataatgaaTGGCTTGGTCCTGCATTTTCAggtaattaatcaattaactgtataaaatttattaactgaTAAATACTttactgataaataatttttttttatttttaggattACCTGCAAAATGTTTCTATCCATCTGTATCAGCTGTTTTTGGAAACAGTGAAGTATCATTGGTTTATATTGGTTCACAACTCGATGATGACACAATTGTTtaattactaaataaattaagtgtCAAATTGtttcataataattgtcaattttgACTTAATAGTGCCTTATAAtcttagatatttttttaataaatatattatctagATTTTATggcaaatatttttcaagtcatTAGTGTTATTCTtgttcaaatgaaaaaacaacgaaatcattatatttcatggaatttttataaatatctttatacatctttatgaattataaaatggttattaaacaattaaacttttattgaatataagcataattaaataatttattattttgttttttaattaatttcttgtcaatattaaaaacttaCAATTACACTTGGAGTTTTGTTCAATTCTTTATTATgcattgtataataataactataaagctgatttaataaaaaaataaatcaattaaaaataatgttatattttaaaaaagctatcagcaaaataaagataaaattctCAGCAAGAAGACATAGTATgtgtgtttaatttaattaaaaatattttaaaaatttaaaaattattaatattacaatttgtttaaatCAAACTGGAACGTCATGGATTTAAATTtgagtcattatttttttctttatgcttatttaaaatatattatttcacgaCTAGTAACaattttgttcttttaaaaatatttcatttaactACCCTTCCCCATTGTCTAAAtatatcattgataaattcaaaGCTATTCGTtcgttaatttttgttttttcgaaatacaaaattcattaataaatagttaacaaaaaaaaaaaaaaataataaacaagtttgaaaataattttcaaaatatcttgtttaatttttacaatttttttcattattaaaaccCAGCTAGTAATTTAATTagttatattttcttttgaataattaatcaacatGAGCACTACCATTACATTTATCACTTGTTGGAAAATCATGATGAATTGTTTCATTCAATGTGGATTTAACTTTTGTTGgtgaaaattttgtaaacataaaattacCTCCCATGTACATTAATTTAGCTAAAAGTGGACAAAGTATACCTTGATGAATGATTGATGATAaacgataatatttatttccaaaaGGATCCAACATTGCTGGACAAAGCATGTGACTAAGATTTGTTTGGATTggctagaaaaataaataaataacatttttttttttctattgtttattgatttatttataattgaatgtATACTTACAAAAGCAAGAGGTTGTAAAATCCAAAAATGATAACCCATATTAAATGCAAAAGCTAAAATACTCCAGCTCCAATCATTTAATGGTTCAACATTATAAACACCACCAAGTCGCATTAAATAAAGTGGTATTACAACCATCATACCATGTTGTAAATAATACATTGATTTATCAGCAAatatcttgaataaaaattaataaataaataaaatgtcatactatataaaataattaaaaacttacaATTCGTGATTCTGTTTCTGGAAATACAAATGCCAATAATGGTCCATTCATAAAATTAAGTTGTATTCTAAATAATGCTGTTACTAATTTACTTGGTTTAGCAGCAAGTAAATACAACTGCATAAAACAAATTacacaaattaatattgataaataataaataaataaaaattattattacctgaATTAAAGTTGTTATGTGACAtggatttaatatatatacaacagttttacttgaaaatttaaatcctAATTCCATACCAAATATCATTGACATAataacaagtaaaatttttttaccacttCTATCTTGATtaacatatttaatattattttggtaggttatatttttaaatccatatatgaataaataaatatttaatattgacacAATAAGTGTTTCAATTATTCTATATTCAATTGATATGAAATATGTACACTCTGGACCCTGATTACGAGGTATGGATGCATTGACACCACTGTATGCCCActcaaacatttttaaaattttccaaaatctaaataacaaaaaaaaaaaggaattaaaatttattacttttatcaaatactttgttatataatttaaatgttgtttATCCCTTCTACTTTTATCTCTAagcaatattataaaaaaaaaaaacaaaagaacaaacaataacaacaacttgaaataaataaattataattgatcaatgtaaaatatttgttataaaaccaattaaattatcaataatttgtcaaatatttatttatcttatttatcatatttttatcttaacaatttactttttttttcaccaattaATTCCATTAACTTGTATAATCTTTAAGGTTagagtttaatttaattaaagaaaattattttatttaatttaactgacataatttgataataaaaaattaaagttattgttttctaatattttggagtaaatttaattttttttttagtataatataaatattgacaaCTCACCACAATGGCCAAACGTCAGATAATATCTCTaagtaacaaaataaaaaaaataaataaataaaaatagtcaaGTATGtacttattatttactttttttgtgtAATAGATTTAGTAGATACAAATGACGTCATTTATGTGCAACCAACCAAGGCAATATGCAAACTTAAACTTACTCTGATAATACGATAaaacacaaaattattattatttttttaaattacttttatttattgattaaacaaGTCTAATCAATTGCTGTTACAACAATTGCATGAGAATAATGTgcaaattaacaatattgttattataataataatcatcattattattttaaacgaaaaaaaaaatatctagaaaaaattaaaaacattgagatacattgattattataattctggaagataattattaataaaacgacaaaaaattataatataattggaAGCAATGTTTAAATTCTCAtgtactatttttaatatttttttgaacatggttttttttttgtttttgtttgtcatttaatcaatgatttttttattattattgtttaatgattttttaatttccataGCAAGTTTATAGCCAAGTTCTGGTCTTCTATCACGACCCTCAACCATAGCTTTAACTTGGCatgaattaacaataacaCCAGAACAACCAACAATAcgttcttttgttttttcaatatcaacaaGATCAACACCACGACAacaatcatcaattaatattgtacGTAATCCACTTGTTAATGCATCAATAGCTGTTGCACCAACACAAACATCATATGCAATACCACAAATATAAACatcagttatatttttatcatctaattgtgattttaatgttgttttagctaattttttattatcccaAAATGCTGAATATGAATCAACTTCTGGATTTGtacctttatatattttaatagctttatcaactatttttaaatctttatgtAATTCAGCACCCCATGAATCTTGTACACAATGTCGTGGCCATAAACGTTGTTCAAGTTGATATTTACCCTTGAATATAACTGTATCATACAGTTTTGCATTGTCTCTTGATATTGGTGATGATTCATCAAGTTCtctattgataaaataaaaacaaacaaattattatcaactacTTAAGTGATTAGCTATGTATTGAATTACCTCATGTgcaaattatcaataaatgacACATGATCAACAGGATGCCAATccaatgaatgaaaaaatgcATCAAATGGTACTGTatcaagaatattatttatcggTTCAATAACTGCTAAACCATCATGTTGTGctgaacaatttttaatattcaatgaaccacttataaaatcattttgtaCATCGACAACAATTATGGCACTCCTTGGTCGAGTACAAATTTTAATCCAACGATTCCAACACATCTAAATTACAATAAACTCATAGAAGTTAATAATGTCAACAATAGATTTAActatttgtcatttaattatatagcTTTCATGctgattatataataatttaattttaaaaaattgtcataaaCATAAGCAAACAATATAATACAAacaaacagtttttttttgttatttttttttcaatgagcTCGAGTTTCGTAAcgagttttttattattatcttttttttttttttctacattttttttatcaccttttaaaatgatatatatttttttttctattaaattgaGCTCTTGAATTAGTTATTAagaatgtttaattattatcataaaaaaacttACCTCAAATTCttttgaatcaataaaaccatcagaatttatatcaaatatatcaaatatttctcttaattgtttttcatcaaCACCGTAAATTTTACCGCGATCATTACGAAATAATGCCCggcaaatatattcaaattcatcaattgaCAATAAACCATCACCATCCTTATCAAACGCAGCAAAACACGcgtccattttttttccaataataaatttaacttctttatcaatataatttggCATTGTTTAATGGTTACCAGGACTAttgtttaatcaataatttaattttatcacgaagtcaaaagagaaataaaaaaacaactcaatatatgtatgaattgctttttttatttttttttctctttaccTGTGCGTGTTTGAAGAACCGGCCTCTATAACAGCCTGTTAAATACTAAAGTTCAAATTTGTTTCAACAGCGCATGTTCCACCGGTGTTTGCAAACATTtgcgagtaaaaaaaaaaaggaaacatAAAAGTTTTGCATTATACCAACAAGTTGttatcctttttattttatttttattattttttcctctaaaaaaatgaataaacgattaaataataataaacatttactGATAAGCAAACGTTAtcgatgaataatttttaaaaataaattttaatttcaaaaaaaaaataataattctaagaaaaaatatgaataactTGACacagtttttttcttttttaattttttgattatttaattattcttgaTTTAATCGATGATGtgttaataatgatacatCCAATATTGATTCAGATTGTAATAATTCACtgacttgatattttaatgattcttCATATGCATAAGTAACAGATGTATCAgttaattgtatatttgatttagcaagtattaatatacaattacGTAAACGTCCACATACTTCACGATCTTCTTGTTCAACTTTAGTTAAATCTTGTGTAAAACCACCTTCTGAACGATCAGTATTTTGTGTATTTGCACCAATAAATACATATCCATTATTACCAAGTATCAATGTTGCACCATTTggtaaattatgaaaatgtgttttttttcttttaattaatgcTGGTGGTACTTTAATCATAATACCTTGTGATAATTTACCATATTTTAAAACACGTGTATGAAGTGATAATGAACCATCAGCATATGTACTTTGTACTTCAGCACATATTAAATCACCTTCTTGTAAATATCTTCTCATTGTTTGTTCATCCTCAGCTGATCTTcttctctattttttataatattaaattaataaattaacaaagtaattataataactaaataataattttaatgcttACCAATTCACCACCAGGTAAATTAACTGATGACAATAAAAGTACTGAATCAAGTTTTGAATTTGTATCAACTTTCCAACGACTTTGTTGTACTTCTGTTATTCTACCAACAATAACATCACCAATTTCACCTTGATAACGTGTTTTTAATGGtcttattgatattaatttatttactttttcaagTACACCAGCAACTGATGCACGAAgacattcatcatcatcaacatatgTACCATGACCCCTatgttttgaaattaattatttaattatattaaaatagtattgcttgttttttttttttatcatttgttgattGATATGTTGTTATTGACTGACCTTAAATAACCAACTTGACTTGATACCTCTTCTCCAggagtataaaattttggttgATTGTtatcattgattattaaatttccatCAACTCGTTCTGTTGccagttttatatttatttttggtatgGTATccatattgttattaatttgtttatattgttatttattgtttgttgTTAATGATTGTAATTTATAGAGGTTAATGGTGGTACACATGGAACAACATGGAgggagaaaaatttttcggCTTATTTTTGATTGGAGTTGCTTTAGAACCAATAGAATTTAATCGCTATGCATCGCCATGTGGAaacgaatttatttttagtacatACATATGTAAAGGTTAGGTAGACACATTGTTGAATGTTGACTTGTTGTTAAacatattgattaaaaatatttacattaaaataacagcaggtaaatataaacaataatttatttataaatgttaatgataaaatgtaaataataaataatttcatttactttgttgtttatttgacAGATAAAATGGAGGATTTTGTGATGACAAAAGGAGCCAGGGacaaacaaaatattgttgaaaattttgtatcaGTAACTCActcaagttataaaaaaaaacctaaacaacaaaatgatgatattaataaatttaaattaaataaaaatgacaatgatgatattgatcCAAGACGTAAACaagaaattgaaatgaaaCGTTTACGTTGGGATATTATGAAATTTGGATCATCTGGTTTTGATAaaacaactaaaa is part of the Aphidius gifuensis isolate YNYX2018 linkage group LG1, ASM1490517v1, whole genome shotgun sequence genome and harbors:
- the LOC122857308 gene encoding F-box/SPRY domain-containing protein 1, whose product is MDQIKSPNLLNHILETIFLYLDVPSLINCSLVCKNWYVLLVDENRYIWKLNCNRYISYEALESDVLSSLRTHKEKVRAFFHTWNPKDCSENCSIEDDFTFVRNPVAQTTDACRGKIGFTRGKHIWEINWTGPLGTVAVIGIATKDAPLTAKGYFGLLGSNEHSWGWNLIDDNLVHNGYVYGKYPYWDKNKQEIKGLNQNIPAKYRTGETYRVILDCDDKTLSFERNNEWLGPAFSGLPAKCFYPSVSAVFGNSEVSLVYIGSQLDDDTIV
- the LOC122857255 gene encoding transmembrane protein 164-like, whose amino-acid sequence is MFEWAYSGVNASIPRNQGPECTYFISIEYRIIETLIVSILNIYLFIYGFKNITYQNNIKYVNQDRSGKKILLVIMSMIFGMELGFKFSSKTVVYILNPCHITTLIQLYLLAAKPSKLVTALFRIQLNFMNGPLLAFVFPETESRIIFADKSMYYLQHGMMVVIPLYLMRLGGVYNVEPLNDWSWSILAFAFNMGYHFWILQPLAFPIQTNLSHMLCPAMLDPFGNKYYRLSSIIHQGILCPLLAKLMYMGGNFMFTKFSPTKVKSTLNETIHHDFPTSDKCNGSAHVD
- the LOC122857170 gene encoding nicotinamidase; protein product: MPNYIDKEVKFIIGKKMDACFAAFDKDGDGLLSIDEFEYICRALFRNDRGKIYGVDEKQLREIFDIFDINSDGFIDSKEFEMCWNRWIKICTRPRSAIIVVDVQNDFISGSLNIKNCSAQHDGLAVIEPINNILDTVPFDAFFHSLDWHPVDHVSFIDNLHMRELDESSPISRDNAKLYDTVIFKGKYQLEQRLWPRHCVQDSWGAELHKDLKIVDKAIKIYKGTNPEVDSYSAFWDNKKLAKTTLKSQLDDKNITDVYICGIAYDVCVGATAIDALTSGLRTILIDDCCRGVDLVDIEKTKERIVGCSGVIVNSCQVKAMVEGRDRRPELGYKLAMEIKKSLNNNNKKIID
- the LOC122857228 gene encoding exosome complex component RRP4, giving the protein MDTIPKINIKLATERVDGNLIINDNNQPKFYTPGEEVSSQVGYLRGHGTYVDDDECLRASVAGVLEKVNKLISIRPLKTRYQGEIGDVIVGRITEVQQSRWKVDTNSKLDSVLLLSSVNLPGGELRRRSAEDEQTMRRYLQEGDLICAEVQSTYADGSLSLHTRVLKYGKLSQGIMIKVPPALIKRKKTHFHNLPNGATLILGNNGYVFIGANTQNTDRSEGGFTQDLTKVEQEDREVCGRLRNCILILAKSNIQLTDTSVTYAYEESLKYQVSELLQSESILDVSLLTHHRLNQE
- the LOC122857450 gene encoding uncharacterized protein C1orf131 homolog; the protein is MEDFVMTKGARDKQNIVENFVSVTHSSYKKKPKQQNDDINKFKLNKNDNDDIDPRRKQEIEMKRLRWDIMKFGSSGFDKTTKNKAKVELAISLGAIPPKNRAQNYKRLQQNRKLEKTKEKETPERQSGVRRSLKSTKTKKKRVKKDTGILGVYGKVEKKLIK